A genomic window from Brassica oleracea var. oleracea cultivar TO1000 chromosome C8, BOL, whole genome shotgun sequence includes:
- the LOC106312265 gene encoding phosphoribulokinase, chloroplastic-like, with product MAVSTIYSTQALNSTHFLTSSPSSSTSKQVFFYRRHQSQTNRRFNTIITCAAQQTVVIGLAADSGCGKSTFMRRLTSVFGGAAEPPKGGNPDSNTLISDMTTVICLDDYHSLDRTGRKEKGVTALDPRANDFDLMYEQVKALKSGIAVEKPIYNHVTGLLDAPELIQPPKILVIEGLHPMFDERVRELLDFSIYLDISNEVKFAWKIQRDMAERGHSLESIKASIEARKPDFDAFIDPQKQYADAVIEVLPTQLIPDDNEGKVLRVRLIMKEDVKYFSPVYLFDEGSTISWIPCGRKLTCSYPGIKFNYEPDTYFDHEVSVLEMDGQFDRLDELIYVESHLSNLSSKFYGEVTQQMLKHADFPGSNNGTGLFQTIVGLKIRDLYEQLIANKATAPAEIAKV from the exons ATGGCTGTCTCAACAATCTACTCAACACAAGCTCTCAACTCAACTCATTTCTTAACCTCTTCTCCTTCTTCCTCCACCTCAAAACAAGTCTTCTTCTACCGTCGTCATCAATCCCAAACCAACCGTAGATTCAACACAATCATCACTTGCGCTGCACAGCAAACCGTCGTGATCGGACTCGCAGCCGACTCAGGATGCGGTAAAAGTACCTTCATGCGGAGGCTGACCAGTGTCTTCGGTGGCGCCGCCGAGCCACCAAAAGGAGGGAACCCTGACTCCAACACACTCATCAGTGACATGACCACTGTGATCTGTCTCGACGATTACCATTCCTTAGACAGGACTGGTCGCAAAGAGAAAGGAGTCACTGCTTTGGACCCACGCGCCAATGACTTTGATCTCATGTATGAGCAAGTCAAAGCTCTCAAGAGTGGTATCGCCGTCGAGAAACCCATTTATAATCACGTCACTGGACTTCTTGATGCCCCTGAGCTTATTCAGCCTCCTAAAATTCTCGTCATCGAGGGTCTTCACCCAAT GTTTGATGAGAGAGTAAGAGAATTATTGGACTTCAGTATCTACCTAGACATTAGCAATGAGGTCAAGTTCGCTTGGAAAATCCAGAGGGACATGGCTGAAAGAGGTCACAGCTTAGAGAGCATCAAAGCAAGTATAGAAGCACGAAAGCCCGACTTCGATGCATTCATTG ACCCACAAAAGCAGTATGCGGATGCGGTGATAGAAGTGCTTCCAACGCAGCTAATTCCAGATGACAATGAAGGCAAAGTGTTGAGAGTGAGATTGATTATGAAGGAAGATGTTAAGTACTTCAGCCCTGTTTACCTTTTCGATGAAGGCTCAACCATCTCGTGGATCCCTTGTGGTCGTAAACTCACCTGCTCGTACCCTGGCATCAAGTTCAACTATGAACCTGATACCTACTTCGACCATGAG GTTTCGGTTTTGGAGATGGATGGGCAGTTCGATAGACTAGACGAGCTGATTTACGTGGAGAGTCATTTGAGCAACCTCTCGAGCAAATTCTACGGTGAAGTCACTCAACAGATGCTTAAACATGCTGACTTCCCTGGTAGCAACAACGGGACTGGTCTTTTCCAGACCATTGTTGGATTGAAGATCAGAGATCTCTATGAGCAGCTCATTGCCAACAAAGCCACTGCGCCTGCAGAAATTGCTAAAGTCTAA